The following are encoded together in the Thermomonas brevis genome:
- a CDS encoding ADP-ribosyl-(dinitrogen reductase) hydrolase, with protein MHIVCSEKTKAKLQAKHNVSMKDVRECFMNRTGEVLEDTSEDHKSDPPTTFFVAPNNHGRLLKVCFILRDGTIYLRTCFEPSAKAIATYRELGKPIDF; from the coding sequence ATGCATATCGTTTGTTCCGAAAAGACCAAAGCGAAGCTTCAGGCGAAGCACAACGTCTCAATGAAGGATGTTCGTGAGTGCTTCATGAATCGCACTGGCGAAGTGCTGGAAGACACGTCGGAGGACCATAAATCAGATCCGCCGACGACTTTTTTCGTTGCTCCCAACAATCACGGGCGGCTCTTGAAGGTCTGCTTCATCCTGCGTGACGGAACGATCTACCTGCGAACATGCTTCGAGCCAAGTGCAAAGGCGATTGCAACGTATCGCGAGCTTGGCAAACCAATCGATTTTTGA
- a CDS encoding ShlB/FhaC/HecB family hemolysin secretion/activation protein, whose product MKKTTTCLLAGLCLSPLAAMAQTAPTAGQILQQENAPPRAPTTEAPRTRIEETDTAATGGSDTVAVAGIRFSGNTAFADAELQALVADGIAPTMTLDALDALAARVTRHYRDHGYLVARAWLPPQDISGGTVTIAVLEGRVGEVVLDDRTGLAGNATAPLHRLRAGDAVNERRFEDTLLRLSDLPGVEVKSTLRPGESVGTSDFIVDLLPAARFSGSLDLDNFGNRYAGAERLGASLYWNNPAGLGDQLSLRMQAGTSDYGYARLGYQLPFGPFATRVGAAYSSMHYELGKAFSVLDAHGQASVASAYVQQPLLRGRRASWYAALQYDDKHLHDDIDATGLRSRKTLRNATFSLYGNFTDTFGGGASTNLGLGYTRGELGMDALSALIDRLTARSAGGFGKWTFNLQRQQRLPGNWLLAFSANAQWAEKNLDSSEKMLLGGSSGVRAYPQGEASGDSGHVASLELHHAIAGPLEAFGFYDEGCVHLNTDTWKGAGDNHRRLAGYGLGLTWMRGPYSVQAFAAWKDGTGDALSDKDRSPRLWAQAVMRF is encoded by the coding sequence GTGAAGAAGACCACCACCTGCCTGCTGGCGGGCCTGTGCCTGTCGCCGCTGGCGGCGATGGCGCAGACCGCGCCCACCGCCGGCCAGATCCTCCAGCAGGAAAACGCGCCGCCGCGCGCGCCGACCACGGAAGCGCCGCGCACCCGCATCGAGGAGACGGACACGGCAGCCACTGGCGGCAGCGACACCGTGGCGGTGGCCGGCATCCGCTTCAGCGGCAACACCGCCTTCGCGGACGCCGAGCTGCAGGCGCTGGTAGCCGACGGCATCGCGCCCACCATGACCCTGGACGCGCTGGACGCCCTCGCCGCCCGCGTCACCCGCCACTATCGCGACCACGGCTATCTGGTGGCGCGCGCATGGCTGCCGCCGCAGGACATCAGCGGCGGCACGGTCACGATCGCGGTGCTGGAAGGCCGCGTCGGCGAGGTGGTGCTGGACGACAGGACCGGCCTGGCCGGCAACGCCACCGCCCCGCTCCATCGCCTGCGCGCGGGCGATGCGGTGAACGAGCGGCGCTTCGAGGACACGCTGCTGCGCCTGTCCGATCTTCCGGGCGTGGAGGTTAAATCCACCTTGCGGCCCGGCGAAAGCGTGGGCACGTCGGACTTCATCGTCGACCTGCTGCCGGCCGCGCGCTTCAGCGGCAGCCTCGATCTGGACAACTTCGGCAACCGCTACGCCGGCGCGGAACGCCTCGGCGCCAGCCTGTACTGGAACAACCCCGCCGGCCTCGGCGACCAGCTCAGCCTGCGCATGCAGGCCGGCACCAGCGACTACGGCTACGCGCGCCTCGGCTATCAGCTGCCGTTCGGGCCGTTCGCCACCCGCGTGGGCGCGGCGTACTCGTCGATGCACTACGAACTGGGCAAGGCGTTCTCCGTGCTCGACGCCCACGGCCAGGCGTCCGTCGCCAGCGCCTACGTGCAACAGCCGCTGCTGCGCGGCCGCCGCGCCAGCTGGTACGCCGCGCTGCAATACGACGACAAGCACCTGCACGACGACATCGACGCCACCGGCCTGCGCAGCCGCAAGACGCTGCGCAACGCCACCTTCAGCCTCTACGGCAATTTCACCGACACGTTCGGCGGCGGCGCCAGCACCAACCTCGGCCTGGGCTATACGCGCGGCGAACTCGGCATGGATGCGTTGAGCGCGCTGATCGACCGCCTCACCGCGCGCAGCGCCGGCGGCTTCGGCAAGTGGACGTTCAACCTCCAGCGCCAGCAGCGCCTGCCCGGCAACTGGCTGCTGGCGTTCAGCGCCAACGCGCAGTGGGCCGAGAAGAACCTCGATTCGTCCGAAAAGATGCTGCTGGGCGGCTCCTCCGGCGTGCGCGCCTACCCGCAGGGCGAAGCCAGCGGCGACAGCGGCCACGTCGCCAGCCTGGAACTGCACCACGCCATCGCCGGCCCTCTGGAGGCGTTCGGCTTCTACGACGAAGGCTGCGTCCACCTCAACACCGACACCTGGAAAGGCGCGGGCGACAACCACCGCCGCCTGGCCGGCTACGGCCTAGGCCTGACGTGGATGCGCGGCCCCTACAGCGTGCAAGCCTTCGCCGCCTGGAAGGACGGCACCGGCGATGCGCTCAGCGACAAGGATCGAAGCCCAAGGCTGTGGGCGCAGGCGGTGATGCGGTTCTGA